The Deinococcus carri genome contains a region encoding:
- a CDS encoding ABC transporter ATP-binding protein, which produces MTHADGFPLCLSGLRVAVGGREVVRVETLEARPGELLHLRGKNGAGKTTLLRALVGVLPYTGRARVQGHPPGSVGARQATAFVPTDADLPDDLTVAEGLTFLAAAWRVPEAPLLALAEHFGLGAWLDAWPMTLSRGTRQKVALALGLGLGLPLTLLDEPFATLDTASRDVLREAIAQRCAEGGAVIVTTHGQELDALPQRVLELEGGVLHVPSAGEAA; this is translated from the coding sequence ATGACACATGCCGACGGGTTCCCTCTCTGTCTCTCTGGCCTGCGGGTCGCCGTGGGAGGCCGGGAGGTGGTGCGGGTGGAAACGCTGGAGGCGCGACCGGGTGAACTGCTGCACCTGCGCGGCAAGAACGGCGCGGGCAAGACGACGTTGCTGCGGGCGCTGGTTGGCGTGCTGCCCTACACAGGCAGGGCGCGCGTGCAGGGCCATCCTCCCGGCTCGGTGGGTGCGCGCCAGGCGACGGCCTTCGTCCCGACCGACGCGGACCTCCCGGACGACCTGACAGTGGCAGAGGGGCTGACCTTCCTGGCGGCGGCGTGGCGTGTGCCGGAAGCGCCCCTACTGGCCCTCGCGGAACACTTCGGCCTGGGGGCGTGGCTGGATGCCTGGCCCATGACCCTCTCGCGCGGGACCCGGCAGAAGGTTGCGCTCGCTCTAGGTCTGGGCCTGGGCCTGCCGCTGACCCTGCTGGACGAACCCTTCGCCACGCTGGACACGGCTTCACGGGATGTCCTGCGGGAAGCCATCGCCCAGCGGTGTGCGGAGGGTGGCGCGGTCATCGTCACCACCCACGGTCAGGAGCTGGACGCCCTGCCCCAGCGTGTGTTGGAACTGGAGGGCGGCGTGCTGCACGTTCCTTCTGCGGGGGAAGCCGCGTGA
- a CDS encoding DUF2171 domain-containing protein, with the protein MTQNNGQNDQNAADQIDSRIQQDLRDRLSREGDHMQVKDKNGDYVGTVDHIEGDRLKLTKSGSADGQHHYVPLSSVESMDDVAVYLNVTQDQIQ; encoded by the coding sequence ATGACGCAGAACAACGGACAGAACGACCAGAACGCCGCCGACCAGATTGACAGCCGCATCCAGCAGGACCTCCGCGACCGCCTGAGCCGCGAGGGTGATCACATGCAGGTCAAGGACAAGAACGGCGACTACGTGGGCACCGTGGACCACATCGAGGGCGACCGGCTCAAGCTCACCAAGAGCGGCAGCGCCGACGGCCAGCACCACTACGTGCCCCTCTCCAGCGTCGAGAGCATGGATGACGTGGCGGTGTACCTGAACGTCACGCAGGACCAGATTCAGTAA
- a CDS encoding GNAT family N-acetyltransferase, with amino-acid sequence MSIRPYSPADRAACLALFDSNVPEFFLPEERAEFAAFLGQPFDPGESGEYFVLEDAGRVVACGGVWLAAGNSERPAGLSWGMVARDAQRRGYGSALLAFRLARLRTLGAREVHLDTSQHSAPFFARCGFREVRRVPGGYGPGLDRVDMVARLGV; translated from the coding sequence ATGTCCATCCGCCCCTACAGCCCCGCCGACCGGGCCGCCTGCCTGGCCCTTTTCGATTCGAACGTGCCGGAGTTCTTTCTGCCGGAGGAACGGGCGGAGTTCGCGGCCTTTCTGGGTCAGCCCTTCGACCCCGGCGAGTCCGGCGAATACTTTGTGCTGGAGGACGCCGGAAGGGTCGTGGCGTGCGGCGGCGTGTGGCTGGCTGCGGGGAACAGCGAACGTCCGGCGGGCCTGAGCTGGGGCATGGTCGCGCGGGACGCCCAGCGGCGGGGGTACGGCTCGGCGCTGCTGGCCTTCCGGCTGGCGCGGCTGCGGACGCTGGGGGCGCGGGAGGTTCATCTGGACACCAGCCAGCACAGCGCGCCCTTTTTTGCCCGCTGCGGCTTCCGGGAGGTGCGGCGCGTGCCCGGCGGCTACGGTCCGGGGCTGGACCGGGTGGATATGGTGGCAAGGCTGGGGGTGTAG
- a CDS encoding EamA family transporter, translated as MNNLQWIALGLLAALGGAGVTVFGKLGLEGVNSTLATTLRAVIMALVMLAVALGTGQLGALASGKVHLSGRAWLFITLAGLSGAGSWLAYFAALRVGPTAGVAALDRLSLAFIFLFSALALREPHTWRGWVGLLVLLAGVYLLASDR; from the coding sequence ATGAACAACCTGCAATGGATAGCCCTCGGTCTGCTGGCCGCGCTCGGTGGGGCAGGGGTCACGGTGTTCGGGAAGCTGGGGCTGGAGGGCGTCAATTCCACCCTCGCCACCACGCTGCGGGCCGTCATCATGGCGCTGGTGATGCTCGCGGTCGCGCTGGGGACCGGGCAACTCGGGGCGCTTGCCAGTGGCAAGGTGCACCTCAGCGGGCGGGCGTGGCTGTTCATCACGCTGGCGGGCCTCAGCGGGGCGGGGTCGTGGCTGGCGTACTTCGCGGCGCTGCGGGTGGGGCCGACGGCGGGGGTGGCGGCGCTGGACCGGCTGAGCCTGGCCTTTATCTTCCTGTTCAGCGCGCTGGCCCTGCGCGAGCCGCATACCTGGCGCGGCTGGGTCGGGCTGCTGGTGCTGCTCGCGGGCGTGTACCTGCTGGCGAGCGACCGATAG
- a CDS encoding DUF1345 domain-containing protein — protein sequence MAVSRPQPHLAARRLVLGTAAGLVVGLLAPADWPPVARVLLGWSAFCVVVLSRIWPTLLNATPEQTRALATREDDTRALALLLTVTASLMSLGGVGWTLGLAHLQKGWQLDLTALAALTTVLSWLLVHTEYTLHYARRYYTDGGGVLFLDGDGTLKDPDYRDFLYLGLTIGMTYQVSDTNINSRPMRWLLLQHAALSYVFGTVVVALTVGGVANLLG from the coding sequence ATGGCCGTCTCGCGCCCCCAGCCCCACCTCGCCGCCCGCAGACTCGTGCTGGGGACCGCGGCGGGGCTGGTGGTGGGCCTGCTGGCCCCGGCGGACTGGCCCCCGGTCGCGCGGGTGCTGCTGGGCTGGAGTGCCTTTTGCGTGGTCGTGCTGAGCCGCATCTGGCCGACGCTGCTCAACGCCACGCCCGAGCAGACACGCGCCCTCGCCACCCGTGAGGACGATACGCGGGCGCTGGCGCTGCTGCTGACCGTGACAGCGTCCCTAATGAGCCTGGGGGGCGTGGGCTGGACCCTGGGCCTGGCCCATCTCCAGAAGGGCTGGCAGCTCGACCTGACCGCGCTCGCGGCCCTGACCACCGTGCTGTCGTGGCTGCTGGTACACACCGAGTACACCCTGCACTACGCGCGGCGCTACTACACGGATGGCGGCGGCGTGCTGTTCCTGGACGGTGACGGCACGCTGAAAGACCCCGACTACCGCGACTTCCTGTACCTGGGCCTGACCATCGGCATGACGTATCAGGTCAGCGACACCAACATCAACTCGCGCCCGATGCGCTGGCTGCTGCTTCAGCACGCGGCCCTCTCCTACGTGTTCGGGACGGTGGTGGTCGCGCTGACAGTGGGCGGCGTGGCGAATCTGCTGGGCTGA
- the leuS gene encoding leucine--tRNA ligase — MTKPEIAEPRAERYNPHAIEPKWQETWEREGLYTFHEDPTKTKHYALTMFPYPSGNLHIGHWYANVAPDAHARWMRMRGYNVFFPMGFDAFGLPAENAAIKNNLNPATWTYANIEHMLGQFQRMGTMIDWSRRFATCDPEYYRWNQWFFTEFFRRGLAYKKGGLVNWCPKDQTVLANEQVVDGRCERCGTPVERRNLSQWYLKITDYADELLDFGDTDMPERVRLMQTNWIGKSVGAEVTFDTPAGPETVFTTRPDTLMGATFLVLAPEHPKVAELTTPEQAGAVQAYVEAAGRKTDVERQQESGEKTGVFTGSFATHPVSGHQLPIWVADYVLVTYGTGSIMAVPAHDERDFDFARKFGLDIREVIRPEGSEGMGENPAAPYTGEGVIVNSGEFDGLPGGKASIGTVVARLEALGVAQARTTYRLRDWLVSRQRYWGTPIPIVYCPEHGAQPVPAEQLPVRLPENVEFTPTGQSPLKLDKEWMRTTCPVCGGPAERDTDTMDTFVDSSWYMYRYLSPHDDQHPFDPAQANLLPVDLYTGGIEHAILHLLYSRFWTKVMRDMGLTTQSEPFAHLRNQGMILGEDGEKMSKSRGNVVDPDDLVREYGADTVRAYLMFIAPWELGGPWDPSGINGPAKWLARVWALYFDAQAVGPEEKVTEADLRYAVHSTLKKVGGDFERMSFNTIIAALMELTNTLVKAKRSPAFGTPAWEEALDIFNQMLAPVVPYIAEEIWMERGGTESIHLRPWPEVDEAAAVRDTVTIGVQVSGKVRGQVDISKAATQEEALAAARANPDVARFIEGKTTVKEIYVPGRIINLVVK; from the coding sequence ATGACGAAACCCGAGATTGCCGAACCGCGCGCCGAACGCTACAACCCGCACGCCATCGAACCGAAATGGCAGGAAACGTGGGAACGCGAAGGGCTGTACACCTTCCACGAGGACCCCACCAAGACCAAGCACTACGCCCTGACCATGTTCCCGTACCCCTCGGGGAACCTGCACATCGGGCACTGGTACGCCAATGTCGCGCCGGACGCGCACGCGCGCTGGATGCGGATGCGCGGCTACAACGTGTTCTTCCCGATGGGCTTCGACGCCTTCGGCCTGCCCGCCGAGAACGCGGCCATCAAGAACAACCTGAACCCGGCGACGTGGACCTACGCCAACATCGAACACATGCTGGGACAGTTCCAGCGCATGGGCACCATGATCGACTGGAGCCGCCGCTTCGCCACCTGCGACCCGGAGTATTACCGCTGGAACCAGTGGTTCTTCACCGAGTTCTTCCGGCGCGGGCTGGCCTACAAGAAGGGCGGCCTGGTGAACTGGTGCCCCAAGGACCAGACCGTGCTGGCGAACGAGCAGGTGGTGGACGGCAGGTGCGAACGCTGCGGCACGCCCGTCGAGCGCCGCAACCTGAGCCAGTGGTACCTGAAGATCACCGACTACGCCGACGAGCTGCTGGACTTCGGTGACACCGACATGCCCGAGCGCGTGCGGCTGATGCAGACCAACTGGATCGGCAAGTCGGTGGGCGCGGAGGTTACCTTCGACACGCCCGCCGGGCCGGAAACGGTCTTCACCACCCGCCCCGACACGTTGATGGGCGCGACCTTCCTGGTGCTGGCCCCCGAACATCCCAAAGTCGCGGAGCTGACCACCCCCGAGCAGGCGGGAGCCGTCCAGGCCTACGTGGAGGCGGCGGGCCGCAAGACCGACGTGGAGCGCCAGCAGGAGAGCGGCGAGAAGACCGGCGTGTTTACCGGCAGCTTTGCCACCCATCCCGTCAGCGGGCACCAGTTGCCCATCTGGGTCGCGGATTACGTGCTGGTCACCTACGGCACCGGCTCCATCATGGCTGTGCCTGCCCACGACGAGCGCGATTTCGACTTTGCGCGCAAGTTCGGGCTGGACATCCGGGAAGTCATCCGGCCGGAGGGCAGCGAGGGCATGGGCGAGAACCCGGCAGCTCCCTACACGGGCGAGGGCGTCATCGTGAACTCCGGCGAGTTCGACGGTCTGCCCGGCGGCAAGGCCAGCATCGGGACTGTCGTCGCGCGGCTGGAGGCACTGGGGGTGGCGCAGGCGAGGACCACCTACCGCCTGCGCGACTGGCTGGTGTCGCGCCAGCGGTACTGGGGCACGCCGATTCCCATCGTGTACTGCCCGGAACACGGCGCGCAGCCCGTCCCCGCCGAGCAGTTGCCCGTGCGCCTGCCCGAAAACGTGGAGTTCACCCCCACCGGCCAGAGTCCGCTGAAGCTGGATAAGGAATGGATGCGGACCACCTGCCCCGTCTGCGGCGGCCCCGCCGAGCGCGACACCGACACGATGGACACCTTCGTGGATTCGAGCTGGTACATGTACCGCTACCTGTCGCCGCACGACGACCAGCACCCCTTCGACCCGGCCCAGGCGAACCTGCTGCCGGTGGACCTGTACACGGGCGGCATCGAACACGCCATCCTGCACCTGCTGTACAGCCGCTTCTGGACCAAGGTGATGCGCGACATGGGCCTGACCACCCAGAGCGAGCCGTTCGCGCACCTGAGAAACCAGGGCATGATCCTGGGCGAGGACGGCGAGAAGATGAGCAAGTCGCGGGGCAACGTGGTGGACCCCGACGACCTGGTGCGCGAGTACGGGGCCGACACGGTGCGCGCCTACCTGATGTTCATCGCGCCGTGGGAACTGGGCGGCCCCTGGGACCCCAGCGGCATCAACGGCCCCGCCAAGTGGCTGGCCCGCGTCTGGGCGCTGTACTTCGACGCTCAGGCCGTGGGGCCGGAGGAAAAGGTCACGGAAGCTGACCTGCGTTACGCCGTCCACTCGACCCTGAAAAAGGTCGGCGGCGACTTCGAGCGGATGAGCTTCAACACCATCATCGCCGCGCTGATGGAGCTGACGAACACGCTGGTCAAGGCCAAGCGTTCCCCGGCTTTCGGCACGCCCGCCTGGGAGGAGGCGCTGGACATCTTTAACCAGATGCTGGCCCCGGTTGTCCCCTATATCGCGGAGGAAATCTGGATGGAGCGCGGGGGGACGGAGAGCATCCACCTGCGACCCTGGCCCGAGGTGGATGAGGCGGCGGCCGTACGCGACACCGTGACCATCGGCGTGCAGGTGAGCGGGAAGGTGCGCGGACAGGTGGACATCAGCAAGGCGGCGACGCAGGAAGAGGCCCTGGCCGCCGCCCGCGCGAACCCCGACGTGGCAAGGTTCATCGAGGGCAAGACGACGGTGAAGGAGATTTACGTGCCGGGGCGAAT
- a CDS encoding nucleotidyltransferase domain-containing protein — protein MTPVPALARTIAARAARIPGVVAVALGGSHARGTARPDSDLDLGLFYRADLPFDLGALNALCRDLDDSGAASATPPGGWGPWVDGGAWLTVEGQRVDFIYRELGRLAQSVEDALAGRVTLHAQPGHPHGIHGHHYAAELAWGVPLHDPSGHLARLRARLGGYPVSLAQALETHYGWQPDFWLDAAEKGLKRGDRHYAQGCVYQAVMALVQTLCARERAWLLNEKGAVALAGALPGVPPDFAVRVNAALATLDLPGLRALSAEVTQGRPDGGSPNIG, from the coding sequence ATGACGCCCGTTCCTGCCCTGGCCCGGACCATCGCCGCCCGCGCTGCCCGGATTCCCGGCGTGGTCGCCGTCGCCCTGGGCGGCTCCCACGCGCGCGGCACCGCCCGGCCCGACTCCGACCTCGACCTGGGCCTCTTCTACCGGGCAGACCTTCCCTTCGACCTGGGGGCGCTGAATGCCCTGTGCCGTGACCTCGACGACAGCGGGGCAGCTTCGGCCACTCCGCCCGGCGGCTGGGGGCCGTGGGTGGACGGTGGCGCGTGGCTCACCGTGGAGGGGCAGCGGGTGGATTTCATCTACCGCGAACTGGGCCGGTTGGCGCAGAGTGTGGAGGACGCGCTGGCCGGTCGGGTCACCCTGCACGCGCAGCCGGGGCACCCCCACGGCATTCACGGCCACCACTACGCGGCGGAACTGGCATGGGGCGTGCCGCTGCATGACCCGTCCGGGCATCTGGCAAGGCTGCGTGCCCGGCTGGGAGGGTATCCGGTATCATTGGCGCAGGCGCTCGAAACGCATTACGGCTGGCAGCCGGACTTCTGGCTGGACGCGGCGGAAAAGGGGCTGAAACGCGGGGACCGGCATTACGCGCAGGGCTGCGTTTATCAGGCCGTGATGGCGCTGGTGCAGACCCTCTGCGCCCGCGAACGCGCCTGGCTTCTGAACGAGAAAGGGGCGGTGGCGCTCGCCGGGGCGTTGCCGGGTGTCCCGCCGGACTTCGCCGTGCGGGTGAATGCCGCCCTTGCCACGCTCGATCTACCCGGCCTCCGGGCGCTGAGCGCGGAGGTGACGCAGGGGAGGCCAGATGGAGGTTCTCCCAATATTGGGTAA
- the proS gene encoding proline--tRNA ligase yields the protein MTKGDGKQDKKAQQYGVTPQSVDFNDWYNEVVKKADLADNSPVAGAMVVRPYGTALWENIQRWLDDRFKATGHESLIFPTLIPMGFITKEADHVEGFAPELFTVDKIGTEKLAEPYVMRPTSETIIGHMWSGWLNSYRDLPFLHYQWGSVFRAELRTKAFLRTSEFYWHEGHTAHASEEEARAEVRQMLDIYHEFCRDILALPVVRGEKTASERFAGAVATYSIEGMMRDGKALQSGTSHYLGQNFSKAFDVKFQTREQREEYAYTTSWAISSRIIGAIIMTHGDDFGLIMPPRIAPIQVVVIPVGRKENFDEMVAEGEKLAAELRAQGIRVKVDRREGVTNGFKYNDWELKGVPVRIELGPRDLEQGVVVVKNRNAQEKETLAREEAIGGMAARLDGIHDWLLNRATDFLLSHTVSVDNYEDLKNAIEQGNWVRAFHCGDAACEASIKEDTKATARNIPLDDAEFFSEREEGVCVKCGQPSGYDKRVLFGRQY from the coding sequence ATGACGAAGGGCGACGGCAAGCAGGACAAGAAGGCGCAGCAGTACGGGGTGACGCCCCAGAGCGTGGATTTCAACGACTGGTACAACGAGGTCGTGAAAAAGGCCGACCTGGCCGACAACAGCCCCGTGGCGGGCGCGATGGTGGTGCGGCCCTACGGCACGGCGCTGTGGGAGAACATCCAGCGCTGGCTGGACGACCGCTTCAAGGCCACCGGGCACGAGAGCCTGATCTTCCCCACCCTGATCCCGATGGGCTTCATCACCAAGGAAGCCGACCACGTGGAGGGGTTCGCGCCCGAGCTGTTCACGGTGGACAAGATCGGCACCGAGAAACTGGCCGAGCCGTACGTGATGCGCCCCACCTCCGAAACCATCATCGGCCACATGTGGAGCGGGTGGCTCAACAGCTACCGTGACCTGCCCTTCCTGCACTACCAGTGGGGCAGCGTGTTCCGCGCCGAGCTGCGCACCAAGGCCTTCCTGCGGACCTCCGAGTTCTACTGGCACGAGGGGCACACCGCCCACGCCAGCGAGGAGGAGGCGCGCGCCGAGGTGCGGCAGATGCTCGACATCTACCACGAGTTCTGCCGCGACATCCTCGCGCTGCCGGTGGTGCGGGGCGAGAAGACGGCCAGCGAGCGCTTCGCCGGGGCCGTCGCTACCTACTCCATCGAGGGCATGATGCGCGACGGCAAGGCGCTGCAATCGGGCACCTCGCACTACCTGGGGCAGAACTTCTCCAAAGCCTTCGACGTGAAGTTCCAGACCCGCGAGCAGCGCGAGGAGTACGCCTACACCACCAGCTGGGCGATCAGCAGCCGCATCATCGGCGCGATCATCATGACGCACGGCGACGACTTCGGGTTGATCATGCCGCCCCGCATCGCGCCCATTCAGGTCGTCGTGATTCCGGTGGGCCGCAAGGAGAACTTTGACGAGATGGTCGCGGAAGGCGAGAAGTTGGCCGCCGAACTCCGCGCGCAGGGCATTCGCGTCAAGGTGGACAGGCGCGAGGGCGTCACCAACGGCTTCAAGTACAACGACTGGGAACTCAAGGGCGTGCCCGTCCGCATCGAACTCGGCCCCCGCGACCTGGAGCAGGGCGTGGTGGTGGTGAAAAACCGCAACGCCCAGGAGAAGGAAACACTGGCGCGCGAGGAAGCCATCGGCGGCATGGCGGCCCGCCTGGACGGCATCCACGACTGGCTGCTGAACCGCGCCACCGACTTCCTGCTGTCGCACACCGTGTCGGTGGACAACTACGAGGACCTCAAGAACGCCATCGAACAGGGCAACTGGGTGCGCGCCTTCCACTGCGGCGACGCGGCGTGCGAGGCCAGCATCAAGGAGGACACCAAGGCCACCGCCCGCAACATTCCCCTCGACGACGCCGAGTTCTTCAGCGAGCGCGAGGAAGGCGTGTGCGTGAAGTGCGGCCAGCCGAGCGGGTATGACAAGCGGGTGCTGTTCGGGCGGCAGTACTGA
- a CDS encoding alpha-amylase family protein: MLTSELAAQVRTAFDDDRDADTFLLRLQRYGDDLWESLRAVYGDRADALRDRLLEVLLHAHHARPADLKRLDEARLLRPDWLQAPEMVGYVAYADRFAGTLKGVGERLDYLEGLGVKYLHLMPLLRPREGENDGGYAVQDYRAVRPDLGSMDDLSALARGLRGRGISLVLDLVLNHVAREHEWAEKARAGDPRYRAYFHLFPDRHGPDAFEATLPEIFPDFAPGNFTWDEEAGEQGEGGWVWTTFNRYQWDLNWANPDVFLEFVDLILHLANRGVEVFRLDAIAFIWKRLGTDSQNQPEVHHLTRALRAATRIVAPAVAFKAEAIVAPADLIHYLGTRAHHGKVSDMAYHNSLMVQVWSSLASRDTRLFEEALKAFPPKPTNTTWGMYVRCHDDIGWAISDEDAARAGLSGPGHRHFLSDFYSGQFPGTFARGLVFQYNPATGDRRISGSAASLAGLEAALETGDAGQTDDAVRRLLLLHTVMLGFGGVPLLYMGDELALLNDYAFEDVPEHAPDNRWVHRPRMDWALAERVQQEPSSPAGRVNLGLRHLLSVRRETPHLHASIESQVLPSPDPRVLLLRRDHPLGVMVQVYNFSEETVMLPASVLRDVLGDHAEDRLSGSVFSLDRPTVRLEDYRALWLVAGENAV, from the coding sequence GTGCTGACTTCCGAACTGGCGGCGCAGGTGCGGACCGCCTTCGATGACGACCGTGATGCGGATACCTTCCTGCTGCGGTTGCAACGCTACGGGGACGACCTCTGGGAGAGCCTGCGCGCGGTGTATGGGGACCGGGCGGACGCGCTGCGAGACCGGTTGCTGGAAGTCCTGCTCCATGCCCACCACGCCCGCCCCGCCGACCTGAAGCGGCTGGACGAGGCGCGGCTGCTGCGGCCCGACTGGCTGCAAGCCCCGGAGATGGTCGGCTACGTCGCCTACGCCGACCGTTTCGCCGGAACCCTGAAGGGTGTGGGCGAGCGCCTGGACTATCTGGAGGGTCTGGGGGTGAAGTACCTGCACCTGATGCCCCTCCTGAGGCCCCGCGAGGGCGAGAACGACGGCGGATACGCGGTGCAGGACTACCGCGCGGTGCGCCCCGACCTGGGCAGCATGGACGACCTCTCGGCGCTGGCGCGGGGGCTGCGGGGCCGGGGCATCAGCCTGGTGCTGGACCTCGTGCTGAACCACGTGGCACGCGAACACGAGTGGGCCGAGAAGGCCAGGGCGGGCGACCCCAGATACCGCGCCTACTTCCACCTCTTCCCCGACCGCCACGGGCCGGACGCCTTCGAGGCCACCCTCCCCGAAATCTTCCCCGACTTCGCGCCGGGTAACTTCACCTGGGACGAGGAGGCCGGTGAACAGGGCGAGGGGGGCTGGGTCTGGACTACCTTCAACCGCTACCAGTGGGACCTGAACTGGGCAAATCCGGACGTGTTTCTGGAGTTCGTGGACCTCATCCTGCACCTGGCGAACCGGGGGGTGGAGGTGTTCCGGCTGGACGCCATCGCCTTCATCTGGAAGCGGCTGGGCACCGACAGTCAGAACCAGCCAGAGGTGCATCACCTGACGCGGGCCTTGCGGGCCGCCACGCGCATCGTCGCGCCCGCCGTGGCCTTCAAGGCAGAGGCGATTGTCGCGCCCGCCGACCTGATTCATTACCTCGGCACCCGCGCCCACCACGGCAAGGTCAGCGACATGGCCTACCACAACAGCCTGATGGTGCAGGTGTGGAGCAGCCTCGCCAGCCGGGACACGCGGCTGTTCGAGGAGGCGCTGAAGGCCTTTCCCCCCAAGCCCACCAATACGACCTGGGGCATGTACGTCCGCTGCCACGACGACATCGGCTGGGCCATCAGCGACGAGGACGCGGCCCGCGCGGGGTTGAGCGGTCCCGGCCACCGGCACTTCCTGAGCGACTTCTACAGCGGCCAGTTTCCCGGCACCTTCGCGCGCGGGCTGGTCTTCCAGTACAACCCGGCCACCGGCGACCGGCGCATCAGCGGTTCGGCGGCCAGCCTCGCGGGACTGGAGGCGGCGCTGGAAACGGGGGACGCCGGGCAGACGGACGATGCGGTGCGCCGCCTGCTCCTCCTCCACACCGTCATGCTCGGCTTCGGCGGCGTGCCGCTGCTGTACATGGGCGACGAACTGGCGCTGCTCAACGACTACGCCTTCGAGGACGTGCCCGAACACGCGCCCGACAACCGCTGGGTGCATCGCCCGCGTATGGATTGGGCGCTGGCCGAGCGGGTGCAGCAGGAGCCGTCCTCGCCCGCCGGAAGGGTGAACCTGGGCTTACGTCACCTCCTGAGCGTGCGCCGCGAAACCCCGCACCTGCACGCCAGCATCGAGAGCCAGGTGCTGCCCAGCCCCGACCCGCGTGTGCTGCTGCTGCGCCGCGACCATCCCCTCGGCGTGATGGTGCAGGTCTACAATTTCAGTGAGGAGACGGTGATGCTGCCCGCCTCTGTCCTGCGGGACGTGCTGGGGGACCACGCCGAGGACCGGCTGAGCGGGAGCGTGTTTAGCCTCGACAGGCCTACCGTGCGGCTGGAAGACTACCGGGCGCTGTGGCTGGTGGCCGGAGAAAACGCCGTCTAG
- a CDS encoding histidine kinase N-terminal 7TM domain-containing diguanylate cyclase produces MPDYVLTPIITPLLLAQVVTLLMIGTVLPRVGQPVHRAFLVLLLGNSVWLLGNTLTNMAAPPALRWHWGLVEFFGILTMPVAWVALVERYLRPHPEPLPPRRLLALLVVPAVTLLLMWTNDAHRLVWSYTTELPQWGMVRRNVAYWLGVVVYANGLLVWGALQLLLAWRSARGTDRAQLAVMLLAAVVPFVTNTLHLLGFQPLPGINSTPVSFALSLVPVAWGMVRYGLLRVAPLAHRQVVEQLADAVFVLDTRGRIVETNVRAAQLAGRPPADLRGRHPRDLFPTWPLLTEQAPAEWRFGKEVWEVQPSTVHNAQGGRVGQAVVARDVTARAHEHARVQRLAHEDALTGLGNRRAFEADLGRELARAARHGLCLGIVMIDLDGLKSVNDHQGHASGDELLAAFGRSLAAAFRSGDRAYRLGGDEFAVLLAQSTLAGQPSVQERVARSAAAVRDRGFPGIDASVGIAYFPRDGTGEDLVRLADLRMYEDKAQRRERRDGPPGVES; encoded by the coding sequence ATGCCGGATTATGTCCTCACCCCAATCATCACGCCTCTGCTGCTGGCACAAGTCGTGACGCTGCTGATGATCGGCACGGTCCTACCGCGGGTGGGCCAGCCGGTTCACCGCGCGTTTCTGGTGCTGCTGCTCGGCAACAGCGTGTGGCTGCTGGGCAACACCCTCACGAACATGGCGGCTCCCCCGGCCCTGAGGTGGCACTGGGGGTTGGTGGAGTTTTTCGGCATCCTCACCATGCCGGTCGCGTGGGTGGCGCTGGTCGAGCGGTATCTGCGCCCGCACCCCGAGCCGCTGCCCCCGCGCAGGCTGCTGGCGCTGCTGGTCGTGCCCGCCGTGACGCTGCTGCTGATGTGGACCAACGACGCCCACCGGCTGGTGTGGTCGTACACCACCGAGCTTCCGCAGTGGGGGATGGTGCGGCGCAACGTGGCGTACTGGCTGGGGGTGGTGGTGTATGCCAACGGGCTGCTGGTGTGGGGGGCGCTGCAGCTGCTGCTGGCCTGGCGCTCGGCGCGCGGGACGGATCGGGCGCAGCTTGCGGTGATGCTGCTCGCGGCGGTCGTGCCGTTCGTGACCAATACGTTGCACCTGCTCGGCTTCCAGCCTCTGCCCGGCATCAACTCCACCCCCGTCAGCTTTGCGCTCAGTCTCGTGCCGGTTGCCTGGGGCATGGTCCGTTATGGCCTGCTGCGCGTCGCGCCCCTCGCGCATCGGCAGGTCGTGGAGCAACTGGCAGACGCCGTGTTCGTGCTGGACACGCGGGGCCGCATCGTGGAGACCAACGTGCGGGCCGCACAACTGGCGGGGCGGCCACCTGCCGACCTGCGCGGCCGCCACCCCCGCGACCTGTTCCCGACCTGGCCGCTCCTGACCGAGCAGGCCCCCGCCGAATGGCGCTTCGGGAAAGAGGTCTGGGAGGTGCAACCGTCCACGGTGCACAACGCGCAGGGGGGCCGGGTCGGCCAGGCAGTCGTGGCCCGTGACGTGACCGCCCGCGCCCACGAGCACGCCCGCGTTCAGCGGCTCGCCCACGAGGACGCCCTGACCGGCCTGGGGAACCGCCGGGCCTTCGAGGCCGACCTGGGGCGGGAGCTGGCGCGGGCGGCCCGGCATGGCCTCTGCCTGGGCATCGTGATGATCGACCTCGACGGTCTCAAGAGCGTGAACGACCACCAGGGCCACGCCTCCGGGGACGAGCTGCTCGCGGCCTTCGGGCGTTCCCTGGCCGCGGCCTTCCGCTCCGGGGACCGCGCCTACCGGCTGGGCGGAGACGAGTTCGCGGTGCTACTCGCGCAGTCCACGCTGGCGGGCCAGCCCTCGGTGCAGGAGCGGGTCGCGCGCAGCGCCGCCGCCGTGCGCGACCGGGGCTTCCCCGGCATAGACGCCAGCGTGGGCATCGCGTACTTTCCCCGTGACGGCACAGGGGAAGACCTCGTGCGGCTGGCGGACCTGCGGATGTACGAGGACAAGGCGCAGCGCCGGGAGCGGCGCGACGGGCCTCCCGGCGTGGAGTCTTGA